The following proteins come from a genomic window of Coriobacteriia bacterium:
- a CDS encoding cytochrome c maturation protein CcmE: MNKRARMRLIGVTAIILIVIAVLVVTLGNKQSAVSSTIAQVKSDAKNGGRVKVEGAVVAGSWNKQSNPMKFTIKQESDTAGTGPTLKVVYTGTAPNTFGDGVVAVVTGTLDGNGVVQANEMITKCPSKYSSAVGAIPVGELNKGTSMAGKPNLQVSGYVKPGSLGSATAAQRFFLASKADGSDPAVAVKFTGGLPDTVKDGAQVVVTGTLGTDNVFTATSVALAQGQ, encoded by the coding sequence GTGAACAAGCGTGCTCGGATGCGCCTCATCGGGGTGACCGCGATCATCCTGATTGTGATTGCGGTTCTCGTTGTTACCCTCGGGAACAAGCAGTCGGCGGTGTCTAGCACCATCGCCCAGGTGAAGAGCGATGCCAAGAACGGCGGCCGCGTGAAGGTGGAAGGTGCCGTAGTCGCCGGTTCGTGGAACAAGCAGTCGAACCCCATGAAGTTCACCATCAAGCAGGAGAGCGACACCGCGGGTACTGGCCCCACGCTCAAGGTCGTCTACACCGGCACCGCCCCCAACACCTTCGGCGATGGCGTCGTCGCGGTCGTCACCGGCACGCTGGATGGCAATGGCGTCGTCCAGGCGAACGAGATGATCACCAAGTGCCCGTCGAAATACAGCTCGGCGGTTGGCGCGATTCCGGTCGGCGAGCTGAACAAAGGCACGTCGATGGCCGGCAAGCCCAATCTGCAGGTAAGCGGCTACGTCAAGCCCGGTTCGCTCGGCTCGGCCACCGCGGCCCAGCGTTTCTTCCTAGCTTCGAAGGCCGACGGCAGCGACCCGGCCGTCGCCGTCAAGTTCACCGGTGGCCTGCCTGACACCGTCAAGGATGGCGCGCAGGTCGTGGTTACGGGTACTCTCGGCACGGACAACGTTTTCACTGCGACCTCGGTGGCGCTGGCTCAAGGTCAGTAG
- the ccsA gene encoding cytochrome c biogenesis protein CcsA: MVTFGLVTLWLAFAAAVISIGALLFGHLAGPKAGEGLTNFGYLATFAATGALTISILVMALAFFRHDYTFMYVAQNHSSDVSSLAWLYTLSGVWAGREGSFLLWAWFVSLYASFVAWKRIEITDPLSNMGVLVTNVVLALFTAAMLFSDSNAPFKVTPAESIDPATHQLIGSAAAWGMNPLLQHWAMILHPPMLFIGYAGMTIPFAFAIAALIVNDGTRAWVDIVDRITVFGWLFLGAGIGLGAIWAYVVLGWGGYWGWDPVENASLLPWLTCVGLLHSFTVFKRRDGFKRWAVVLSSSTFALVILGTFITRSGLVDSVHAFEPDPVSQWLFLAMIIVAVLLPLALLIWRWKTFAGNDEFESLTSKEAAYYFNNVIMLVAGWLVAYLTISSGLGKLGLGFLPLAGRSVPSTTFDAVARPVGVAYLAILAICPMLSWRNTDWPSLWKRLRWSLAGAAVIFALLLTEWFVTLRPIYDFMVTQTSDPGKKFAGAGPAWYYHGVAILGMLVASILIANTISLFIEGARKRADARGEGFGVALWSLITKARSQSGGYIAHIGMGVILIGLIGSAMYVQDQTFMVQDKPGTTFQMADYTFTYQGVADATLANGNTTSKMTLAVSRGGNQLGTIMPGMTDFTATQQNRLDAKVYSEPLRDIFVVYQGSSGSTLVVNVKINPLIWFSWVGFMLLLFGTALAVWPKSGARELATVKPRRAKAA; this comes from the coding sequence ATGGTTACATTCGGGCTGGTGACTCTGTGGCTTGCGTTTGCGGCTGCGGTTATCTCGATCGGTGCCCTGCTCTTTGGGCATCTTGCCGGCCCCAAAGCCGGTGAGGGTCTTACCAACTTCGGGTACCTCGCGACCTTCGCCGCAACCGGAGCGCTGACGATCTCCATCCTCGTCATGGCGCTTGCGTTCTTCCGGCACGACTACACCTTCATGTACGTCGCGCAGAATCACAGCAGCGACGTCTCCAGCCTCGCATGGCTCTACACGCTGTCCGGTGTGTGGGCAGGCCGCGAGGGTTCGTTCTTGCTGTGGGCGTGGTTCGTCTCGTTGTACGCATCGTTCGTAGCTTGGAAGCGCATCGAGATCACCGACCCACTCTCGAACATGGGCGTGCTGGTAACCAACGTCGTGCTCGCGCTCTTTACGGCCGCGATGCTTTTCTCGGACTCCAACGCGCCGTTTAAGGTGACGCCGGCCGAATCGATCGACCCTGCGACGCACCAGCTGATCGGCTCGGCGGCAGCGTGGGGCATGAACCCGCTGCTGCAGCACTGGGCGATGATTCTGCACCCGCCGATGCTATTCATCGGCTATGCGGGCATGACGATTCCGTTCGCTTTCGCGATCGCAGCACTCATCGTCAACGATGGTACTCGCGCGTGGGTCGACATCGTCGATCGCATTACGGTCTTCGGCTGGCTGTTCCTAGGTGCGGGCATAGGTTTGGGCGCAATCTGGGCGTACGTCGTGCTCGGATGGGGCGGCTACTGGGGCTGGGACCCGGTGGAGAACGCCTCGCTGCTGCCGTGGCTGACCTGCGTGGGTCTTCTGCATAGCTTCACGGTGTTCAAGCGGCGTGACGGCTTCAAGCGCTGGGCGGTCGTGCTCTCAAGCTCTACGTTCGCGCTTGTTATCCTCGGCACGTTTATCACACGCTCGGGTTTGGTCGACTCGGTGCATGCATTCGAGCCTGACCCGGTTTCGCAGTGGCTGTTCCTCGCGATGATTATCGTCGCCGTTCTCCTGCCCTTGGCGCTGCTGATATGGCGCTGGAAGACCTTTGCTGGCAACGACGAGTTCGAGTCGCTGACCAGCAAGGAAGCGGCCTACTACTTCAACAACGTCATCATGCTTGTCGCTGGTTGGCTCGTCGCCTATCTGACGATCAGCTCTGGGCTGGGCAAGCTTGGACTGGGCTTCTTGCCGCTCGCAGGAAGGTCCGTGCCATCGACCACGTTTGACGCGGTTGCCCGACCGGTCGGCGTGGCCTATCTGGCCATTCTGGCCATCTGCCCGATGTTGTCGTGGCGAAACACCGACTGGCCATCGCTCTGGAAGCGCCTGAGGTGGTCGCTCGCCGGCGCTGCGGTGATCTTCGCGCTCCTCCTCACCGAGTGGTTCGTGACGCTGCGCCCGATCTACGACTTCATGGTCACGCAGACCAGCGACCCCGGTAAGAAGTTCGCAGGCGCTGGACCCGCCTGGTACTACCACGGAGTCGCGATTCTGGGCATGCTAGTGGCTTCAATCCTGATCGCCAACACGATCAGCCTCTTTATCGAGGGTGCCCGCAAGCGCGCCGATGCGCGTGGCGAAGGCTTCGGAGTGGCGCTTTGGTCGCTCATCACCAAGGCTCGCTCGCAGTCGGGCGGCTACATTGCGCACATCGGCATGGGCGTCATCCTGATCGGGCTGATCGGCTCGGCGATGTACGTCCAGGACCAGACGTTCATGGTTCAGGACAAGCCGGGCACGACGTTCCAGATGGCCGACTACACGTTCACCTATCAGGGCGTGGCTGACGCCACGCTGGCTAACGGCAACACGACCTCGAAGATGACGCTCGCTGTCTCTCGCGGTGGGAATCAGCTCGGAACCATCATGCCGGGCATGACCGACTTCACCGCGACGCAGCAGAACCGCTTGGACGCGAAGGTGTACTCGGAGCCGCTACGCGACATCTTCGTGGTGTACCAGGGAAGCTCGGGCTCCACGCTCGTCGTCAACGTCAAGATCAACCCGTTGATCTGGTTCTCATGGGTCGGATTCATGCTGCTGCTTTTCGGGACGGCGCTGGCCGTATGGCCCAAGAGCGGCGCGCGCGAACTCGCGACTGTCAAGCCGCGTCGTGCCAAGGCCGCGTAG
- a CDS encoding ABC transporter ATP-binding protein → MAEPVATQLALEVRDLSRTFGARKALDKVTFDLPKGAFLSIFGPNGAGKTTMLKVLSTLTNPSSGTAKVVGLDVVQDAVELREKIGFISHNPLLYPDLTAEENLEFFAELYCIDNPKERVRELLLAVELDHRRLDAVRTFSRGMTQRLSIARALLHHPDVIFLDEPYSGLDPHAMDILDSLIAAVRAEHTFVMISHDLQKGLELCSHALILAKGKVVLFDEREAIDPDEFADTYRATVGMGVS, encoded by the coding sequence ATGGCCGAGCCCGTAGCGACACAACTCGCATTGGAGGTCCGGGACCTGTCCCGGACCTTTGGCGCGCGCAAGGCTTTGGACAAAGTCACGTTCGACCTTCCCAAGGGCGCGTTCCTATCGATCTTCGGCCCCAACGGCGCTGGCAAGACAACCATGCTCAAGGTCCTCTCGACGCTGACCAACCCGTCGAGCGGCACCGCCAAAGTCGTTGGGCTCGACGTGGTGCAGGATGCGGTCGAGCTGCGCGAGAAGATCGGCTTCATCAGCCACAACCCTCTGCTCTATCCCGACCTCACCGCCGAGGAGAACCTCGAGTTCTTCGCCGAGCTGTACTGCATCGACAACCCGAAGGAGCGCGTCCGCGAGCTGCTCCTGGCCGTCGAGCTGGATCACCGGCGACTCGACGCCGTGCGTACGTTCTCGCGCGGCATGACGCAGCGACTCTCTATCGCACGTGCTCTGTTGCACCACCCCGACGTGATCTTCCTCGACGAACCGTACTCCGGCCTCGACCCGCACGCGATGGACATCCTCGACTCGCTCATCGCCGCGGTTCGCGCCGAGCACACATTCGTGATGATCAGCCACGACCTGCAGAAGGGTCTGGAGCTGTGCAGCCACGCGCTGATTCTTGCCAAGGGCAAAGTCGTGCTCTTCGACGAGCGCGAAGCGATCGACCCCGATGAGTTCGCGGACACCTACCGAGCGACGGTCGGAATGGGGGTGTCGTAG
- a CDS encoding heme exporter protein CcmB, producing the protein MRQFKAILKKDIVMELRTKEMLTSMGLYTLLTLVVYYVALSQAGNGFDVRLIAGGLLWLAFLFTSMLGLNRSLVHEKDQGCLEALLLSPLDRPVIFFGKAVGNLIFLLIVEVLTIPIFMLMFLSGRPIVGPIWGIAVALLVGAVGISGIGTLLATMSVNTTGKDFILAVLFIPIMFPLLYAAVAATSAIIIGNPGYMSLFWTAMAIGAAYDVIMLVAAYGLYEFIIGA; encoded by the coding sequence ATGCGCCAGTTCAAGGCGATTCTGAAGAAGGACATCGTCATGGAGTTGCGGACGAAAGAGATGCTCACGTCCATGGGCCTCTACACACTGCTCACGCTCGTCGTCTACTACGTGGCACTCTCCCAGGCCGGAAACGGCTTCGACGTACGCCTCATCGCCGGCGGCCTACTCTGGCTCGCGTTCCTCTTCACCTCGATGCTCGGGCTGAACCGCTCGCTCGTTCACGAGAAGGACCAAGGCTGCCTTGAAGCGCTGCTGCTCTCACCGCTGGACCGCCCAGTGATCTTCTTCGGCAAGGCGGTAGGCAACCTCATCTTCTTGCTCATCGTCGAGGTGCTGACCATCCCAATCTTCATGCTTATGTTCCTGTCGGGCAGGCCGATCGTCGGCCCGATCTGGGGAATTGCTGTGGCGCTGCTTGTGGGCGCCGTGGGCATCTCGGGAATCGGCACGCTGCTGGCAACAATGTCGGTGAACACGACGGGCAAGGACTTCATCTTGGCCGTGCTCTTCATCCCGATCATGTTCCCGTTGCTGTATGCAGCGGTGGCCGCCACGTCGGCCATTATCATCGGGAATCCGGGCTACATGAGCCTGTTCTGGACGGCGATGGCTATCGGTGCCGCGTACGATGTCATAATGCTTGTGGCCGCATACGGTCTCTACGAGTTCATTATCGGTGCATGA
- the ccsA gene encoding cytochrome c biogenesis protein CcsA, producing MKQLRTALVLLIVGGVLTTIDLFWAFWRSTVVTFGTATFPNAVTTARPLLGQTAQGFIYGKAWFSQKIFYFHVPVAEASFLVFGVAAFFAIRFLMTRRKDYDTKSRIAMEVTLLFVILTMITGDLWTKASWGVWWQWEPRLTTYFIMTLLVIAYFVLRNSVEDEERRAVYAAVFCIIAFIDAPISFLITRLIPSDHPVVFTPNGLDASQLIPFIIGQIGMLMIGYAIYTMRMSEERLHERLDVAKESLEG from the coding sequence GTGAAACAGCTCAGGACTGCGCTCGTCCTGCTCATCGTGGGAGGAGTTCTCACGACGATCGACCTGTTCTGGGCCTTCTGGCGGTCCACGGTCGTGACATTCGGCACGGCGACGTTCCCCAACGCCGTCACCACGGCCCGGCCGTTGCTCGGCCAGACCGCGCAAGGCTTCATCTACGGGAAGGCCTGGTTCAGCCAGAAGATCTTCTACTTCCACGTGCCCGTCGCCGAGGCTTCGTTCCTCGTGTTCGGCGTGGCGGCCTTCTTCGCCATCCGCTTCCTCATGACGCGCCGCAAGGACTACGACACCAAGTCGCGCATCGCGATGGAGGTCACGCTGCTCTTCGTCATTCTGACGATGATCACGGGCGATCTGTGGACCAAGGCCTCGTGGGGCGTGTGGTGGCAGTGGGAGCCGCGACTCACCACTTACTTCATCATGACGCTGCTGGTCATCGCATACTTCGTGTTGCGCAACTCGGTCGAGGACGAGGAGCGTCGCGCCGTCTACGCTGCGGTGTTCTGCATCATCGCGTTCATCGACGCGCCGATCTCGTTCCTCATCACTCGCCTGATCCCCTCGGATCACCCGGTCGTGTTCACACCGAACGGCCTGGATGCAAGCCAACTCATCCCGTTCATCATCGGGCAGATCGGCATGCTGATGATCGGCTACGCGATCTACACGATGCGCATGAGCGAGGAGCGTCTCCACGAGCGCCTCGATGTTGCCAAGGAATCCCTCGAGGGCTGA
- a CDS encoding CcmD family protein, producing MDPTNAELYKLVLPDFPYVVAAYGVLWIALIGYVSLVLSRLMKLEKEILVVEESCARRDGGKA from the coding sequence ATGGACCCGACCAATGCCGAGCTTTACAAGCTAGTCCTGCCGGACTTCCCGTACGTGGTTGCTGCGTACGGCGTGCTCTGGATCGCCCTAATCGGCTATGTCAGCCTGGTACTGAGCCGCCTGATGAAGCTCGAGAAGGAGATCCTGGTTGTCGAGGAGTCCTGCGCGCGCCGCGATGGCGGCAAGGCGTAG
- the ccsA gene encoding cytochrome c biogenesis protein CcsA, with protein sequence MLLQASGVLFWFSLALYIGATVLYAYQFVLRRSKVGWWARFFTGAGFLCQTASIGTRSWAMHTTELTGANQLMLASWALVLLYFVMEHVIKIKVYGTFLIPVAVVLMASSQIVGHIAGGAQMAPSEAALLNNWRVGFHVALIVFGNAGFAFGAVSAGLYLWQESQLKSHKSNTITRRLPSLATLQLIARRAIGFAFPVYTAGLLLGILRAIDADVPNWWFDPRIMMSGVVWVTFAIYLWVVYRRGVPTRTSSWVAVVGFVFVVILAIIARTIPVGFHVFGL encoded by the coding sequence GTGCTTCTGCAGGCATCGGGCGTACTGTTCTGGTTTTCGCTGGCGCTCTACATCGGGGCGACCGTCCTCTACGCCTACCAGTTCGTGCTCCGACGCTCGAAGGTAGGGTGGTGGGCGCGGTTCTTCACCGGCGCCGGCTTCCTGTGCCAGACAGCTTCGATCGGCACTCGGTCGTGGGCGATGCATACGACCGAGCTGACGGGCGCAAATCAGCTCATGCTCGCCAGTTGGGCGCTCGTACTCCTGTACTTCGTGATGGAGCACGTCATCAAGATCAAGGTCTACGGGACGTTCCTCATCCCGGTCGCCGTTGTCCTGATGGCATCGTCGCAGATCGTCGGCCACATCGCTGGCGGTGCACAGATGGCGCCGTCCGAGGCGGCGCTGCTGAACAACTGGCGTGTCGGCTTCCACGTTGCGCTCATCGTATTCGGCAACGCGGGCTTCGCGTTCGGCGCCGTTTCGGCAGGACTTTATCTGTGGCAGGAGAGTCAGCTCAAGAGTCACAAGTCGAACACGATCACACGCCGGCTGCCTTCGCTTGCCACACTGCAGCTCATTGCCCGCCGAGCGATCGGTTTTGCGTTCCCGGTCTATACGGCGGGGCTCCTACTCGGCATCCTTCGCGCAATCGATGCCGATGTGCCTAACTGGTGGTTCGACCCCCGCATCATGATGTCCGGCGTTGTGTGGGTCACGTTCGCCATCTACCTCTGGGTGGTGTACCGCCGCGGCGTCCCCACCCGTACGTCCTCGTGGGTGGCCGTCGTGGGCTTCGTGTTCGTCGTGATTTTGGCGATCATCGCCCGCACTATTCCCGTGGGCTTCCACGTTTTCGGCCTCTAG
- the hemA gene encoding glutamyl-tRNA reductase: MHLTLVGLSHKTAPVDIREKLTFPANVQQSALSALTASDAVAEAVIVSTCNRTEIYAVTAENFDGPGAIIDFMCDYHDLDRHELVRYLYISEGEAVVRHLFRVVASLDSMVLGEAQILGQVKEAYEHSFEGGGSQRIFNKLFRQSFEVGKRVRTETEIGENAVSISYAAVELAKKVFDTLDGRTILVVGAGKMSELTAKHLVSQGVKEVLVANRTFARAQELADKFEGTAIPYEDLFTRMADADIVISSTAATGYVITKSEVAAARKGRRRGPLFLIDIALPRDIDPAVNDLADVYLYNIDDLNGVVSANLEERMHEAELAEVIIAEEMASFESWLESMEVVPTVAAIRSKAEAIRQAELEKAIKRLGGLSEKELATVDALTASIVNKMLHGPTQRLKQVASEKDGYSYVETARMLYGLDSNPEGTSPHRPMGLIRSLLGRGEKASAG, from the coding sequence ATGCATCTCACACTAGTCGGCCTGAGCCATAAGACCGCACCGGTCGATATCCGAGAGAAGCTGACGTTTCCCGCTAACGTCCAGCAATCGGCTCTCTCGGCGCTCACCGCATCGGACGCTGTCGCCGAGGCCGTGATCGTCTCTACCTGTAACCGCACCGAAATCTACGCCGTGACCGCCGAGAACTTCGACGGCCCGGGCGCGATCATCGACTTCATGTGCGACTACCACGACTTGGATCGCCACGAGCTCGTCCGCTACCTCTACATTTCGGAGGGTGAGGCGGTCGTTCGCCACCTCTTCCGCGTGGTAGCGTCGCTCGACTCGATGGTGCTGGGCGAGGCGCAGATCCTCGGCCAGGTCAAAGAGGCCTACGAGCATTCTTTCGAGGGTGGCGGCAGCCAGCGCATCTTCAACAAGCTGTTTCGCCAGAGCTTCGAGGTCGGCAAGCGCGTGCGCACCGAGACTGAGATCGGCGAGAACGCCGTTTCGATCAGCTACGCTGCCGTCGAACTGGCCAAGAAGGTGTTCGACACGCTCGATGGCCGAACGATTCTCGTGGTTGGTGCCGGCAAGATGAGCGAGCTGACCGCCAAGCATCTGGTCTCCCAAGGCGTCAAAGAGGTGCTCGTCGCCAACCGCACCTTCGCCCGCGCCCAGGAATTGGCCGACAAGTTCGAGGGCACGGCGATTCCCTACGAGGATCTGTTCACACGTATGGCCGATGCCGACATCGTGATCTCCTCGACCGCCGCCACCGGCTACGTCATCACGAAGAGCGAGGTCGCCGCCGCCCGCAAGGGACGTCGCCGTGGCCCGCTGTTCCTCATCGACATCGCACTTCCTCGCGACATCGATCCGGCCGTCAACGACCTGGCCGACGTCTACCTCTACAACATCGACGACCTCAACGGTGTGGTCTCGGCGAACCTCGAAGAGCGTATGCACGAGGCCGAGCTCGCTGAAGTGATCATCGCCGAGGAGATGGCGTCCTTCGAGTCGTGGCTCGAGTCGATGGAGGTCGTCCCGACGGTTGCCGCGATTCGCAGCAAGGCCGAGGCGATCCGTCAGGCCGAGCTCGAGAAGGCCATCAAGCGCCTCGGCGGTCTGTCGGAGAAGGAACTTGCGACGGTCGACGCGCTGACCGCGTCCATCGTCAACAAGATGCTCCACGGACCCACCCAACGTCTCAAGCAGGTAGCCTCCGAGAAGGACGGCTACTCCTACGTCGAGACGGCACGCATGCTCTACGGACTCGACAGCAATCCTGAGGGTACGAGCCCTCACCGCCCAATGGGCCTGATCAGGTCGCTCCTCGGGAGGGGAGAGAAGGCCTCGGCTGGCTAG